The Pleurodeles waltl isolate 20211129_DDA chromosome 7, aPleWal1.hap1.20221129, whole genome shotgun sequence genome includes a region encoding these proteins:
- the LOC138303520 gene encoding zinc finger protein 84-like, with protein sequence MKPYRCTECGKCFRYEKTLIEHNRTHTGLTLCQCSECGKGLKRKESVACHQKFHTDEKPYNFSKCGQGFSGKDPYTAHERAQISKMPYQCSESGKGFRTKQNCTIHQRKHTGEKPYQCTKCGKRFTERRALVFHYNTHIDEKPYECLECWTCFRTKKSLKVHQRIHTGEKPHQCSECGKSFSVKGRLTDHERLHTGEKPYQCPKCGKRFRERRVLVFHYNTHIDEKPYECMECWTCFRTKKTLKVHQRIHTGEKPHQCSECGKSFRVKGSLTDHQRVHTGEKPYQCSECGKIFYSNAGLTSHQLTHTGEKPYPCSECGKSFISKASLTLHQRTHTGEKPFQCSECEKCFTQQADVFMHQRIHTGEKPHQCSECGKRFRAKGTLTVHERMHTGVKPHQCSECGKSFSRKGILIEHQRTHTGEKPYPCTECDKKFSVKKSLTDHQKIHTGEKPYQCIECGKSFISKRSLTDHERTHTGEKPYQCCECGKRFTEKRNLNVHERKHTGEKHCQ encoded by the coding sequence ATGAAACCCTATCGATGCACTGAATGTGGAAAATGCTTCAGGTACGAGAAAACTTTAATTGAGCACAACAGGACACATACCGGATTAACTCTTTGTCAGTGCTCAGAATGTGGAAAAGGGCTGAAAAGGAAAGAAAGTGTTGCTTGTCACCAGAAATTTCACACAGATGAGAAACCTTATAATTTCTCCAAATGTGGGCAAGGGTTCAGTGGAAAGGATCCCTATACTGCTCACGAAAGAGCACAGATAAGCAAGATGCCTTATCAATGCTCAGAATCTGGAAAAGGGTTCAGAACGAAACAAAACTGTACAATTCACCAGAGaaaacacacaggtgagaaaccaTATCAATGCACCAAATGTGGGAAAAGGTTCACAGAAAGAAGAGCTCTTGTTTTtcattataacacacacatagaTGAGAAGCCTTATGAATGCCTGGAGTGTTGGACATGCTTCCGTACAAAAAAATCTCTTAAAGTACATCAGAGGATACACACAGGCGAGAAACCACATcaatgcagtgaatgtggaaaaagTTTCAGTGTGAAAGGAAGACTTACTGATCACGAAAGGTTACACACTGGTGAGAAACCATATCAATGCCCCAAATGTGGGAAAAGGTTCAGAGAAAGAAGAGTTCTTGTTTTTCATTATAATACACACATAGATGAGAAGccttatgaatgcatggagtgttggaCATGCTTCCGTACAAAAAAAACTCTTAAAGTTCATCAGAGGATACACACAGGCGAGAAACCACATcaatgcagtgaatgtggaaaaagTTTCAGAGTGAAAGGAAGTCTAACTGATCACCAAAGGGTACACACGGGTGAGAAACCATATCAGTGCTCAGAATGTGGGAAAATATTCTACTCGAACGCAGGTCTTACAAGTCACCAGCTtacacacacaggtgagaaaccATATCCATGCTCAGAATGTGGGAAAAGCTTCATTTCTAAGGCAAGTCTTACACTGCACCAGAGGACACACACTGGTGAGAAACCATTTCAGTGCTCAGAATGCGAGAAATGCTTCACACAGCAAGCAGATGTTTTTATGCACCAGAGAATACACACAGGTGAGAAACCACAtcagtgcagtgaatgtgggaaaCGTTTCAGAGCAAAAGGAACTCTTACTGTACACGAGAGGATGCATACAGGGGTGAAACCTCATCAGTGTTCAGAATGTGGGAAAAGCTTCAGTAGGAAAGGAATTCTCATTGAGCaccagaggacacacacaggcGAGAAACCTTATCCGTGCACTGAATGTGACAAAAAGTTCAGTGTAAAAAAAAGTCTCACAGATCACCAGAAGATACACACAGGCGAGAAACCTTATCAATGCATTGAATGTGGGAAAAGTTTCATCTCAAAACGAAGTCTCACCGATCACGAGAGAACACACACAGGCGAGAAACCATATCAGTGCTGTGAATGTGGGAAAAGGTTCACTGAGAAAAGAAATCTTAATGTACATGAGAGGAAACACACAGGCGAGAAACATTGTCAGTGA